One window from the genome of Pyxicephalus adspersus chromosome 6, UCB_Pads_2.0, whole genome shotgun sequence encodes:
- the CCR7 gene encoding C-C chemokine receptor type 7 isoform X1 produces MIQILQNLMQEMAQKLFQVVLVLVAIQLCASQLNDTVTPENEDMTTTLDYESYEQTCEKADVRDFRAIFLPIMYGVIFIIGLAGNGLVMLRYVYFKRLKTGTDFYMLNLAIADMVFLVTLPFWAASIVQTWIFGNDMCKVIYCLYKMSFFSGMSLLMCVSLERYFAIVQAPSAHRHRSKTVLISKLSSAGIWVFAFFLSIPELIYGGVKNIDGEKVCEIFTAELQDLSVGLIISQMVFGFLLPLIIMVFCYSMIIMTLLHARNFEKYKAIKVIIAIVIVFVVFQLPYNSVMLIKTFHNSTLCHISKTIDIAHDVTYSLACLRCCLNPFLYVIIGVKFRNDLCKFFKDLGCLSQEKFSEWSTAKPSRRGSFAMDTDTTTTFSP; encoded by the coding sequence ctatGTGCTAGTCAGTTGAATGACACTGTTACACCTGAGAATGAAGATATGACCACTACACTAGATTATGAAAGCTACGAACAGACGTGTGAGAAAGCAGACGTCCGTGATTTTCGTGCCATTTTCTTGCCAATAATGTACGGAGTTATTTTCATTATAGGTCTGGCAGGAAATGGTTTAGTGATGCTAAGATATGTCTACTTCAAGAGGCTGAAAACTGGAACAGATTTTTACATGCTGAACTTGGCTATAGCAGACATGGTCTTCCTGGTTACACTGCCCTTCTGGGCAGCTAGCATAGTCCAAACTTGGATTTTTGGCAATGATATGTGTAAAGTCATATACTGTCTATACAAAATGAGCTTTTTCAGTGGTATGTCCCTGCTTATGTGTGTAAGTCTTGAAAGATACTTTGCTATCGTCCAGGCCCCTTCTGCCCATCGCCACAGGTCCAAGACAGTATTGATTAGTAAACTCTCCAGTGCTGGCATCTGGGTGTTCGCTTTCTTCTTATCTATCCCTGAGTTGATCTACGGTGGTGTCAAGAATATTGATGGTGAGAAAGTTTGTGAAATTTTTACTGCTGAACTCCAAGACCTTAGTGTTGGACTCATCATCTCCCAGATGGTTTTTGGATTCCTTCTACCTTTGATCATCATGGTCTTTTGTTACAGCATGATTATCATGACACTGCTCCATGCACGTAATTTTGAGAAGTACAAAGCCATCAAGGTCATCATTGCCATTGTCATTGTGTTTGTGGTCTTTCAACTTCCTTATAATAGTGTTATGTTGATTAAGACCTTTCATAACAGTACTCTCTGTCACATCAGCAAGACCATTGATATTGCCCACGATGTTACCTACAGTCTTGCCTGCCTCAGATGTTGCTTGAACCCATTCCTCTATGTCATCATTGGAGTCAAATTCAGAAATGACCTTTGCAAGTTCTTCAAAGACTTAGGCTGCCTGAGCCAGGAGAAGTTTTCTGAATGGTCAACAGCCAAACCAAGCAGGAGAGGCTCATTTGCAATGGACACTGACACAACAACCACATTTTCCCCTTGA
- the CCR7 gene encoding C-C chemokine receptor type 7 isoform X2, giving the protein MAQKLFQVVLVLVAIQLCASQLNDTVTPENEDMTTTLDYESYEQTCEKADVRDFRAIFLPIMYGVIFIIGLAGNGLVMLRYVYFKRLKTGTDFYMLNLAIADMVFLVTLPFWAASIVQTWIFGNDMCKVIYCLYKMSFFSGMSLLMCVSLERYFAIVQAPSAHRHRSKTVLISKLSSAGIWVFAFFLSIPELIYGGVKNIDGEKVCEIFTAELQDLSVGLIISQMVFGFLLPLIIMVFCYSMIIMTLLHARNFEKYKAIKVIIAIVIVFVVFQLPYNSVMLIKTFHNSTLCHISKTIDIAHDVTYSLACLRCCLNPFLYVIIGVKFRNDLCKFFKDLGCLSQEKFSEWSTAKPSRRGSFAMDTDTTTTFSP; this is encoded by the coding sequence ctatGTGCTAGTCAGTTGAATGACACTGTTACACCTGAGAATGAAGATATGACCACTACACTAGATTATGAAAGCTACGAACAGACGTGTGAGAAAGCAGACGTCCGTGATTTTCGTGCCATTTTCTTGCCAATAATGTACGGAGTTATTTTCATTATAGGTCTGGCAGGAAATGGTTTAGTGATGCTAAGATATGTCTACTTCAAGAGGCTGAAAACTGGAACAGATTTTTACATGCTGAACTTGGCTATAGCAGACATGGTCTTCCTGGTTACACTGCCCTTCTGGGCAGCTAGCATAGTCCAAACTTGGATTTTTGGCAATGATATGTGTAAAGTCATATACTGTCTATACAAAATGAGCTTTTTCAGTGGTATGTCCCTGCTTATGTGTGTAAGTCTTGAAAGATACTTTGCTATCGTCCAGGCCCCTTCTGCCCATCGCCACAGGTCCAAGACAGTATTGATTAGTAAACTCTCCAGTGCTGGCATCTGGGTGTTCGCTTTCTTCTTATCTATCCCTGAGTTGATCTACGGTGGTGTCAAGAATATTGATGGTGAGAAAGTTTGTGAAATTTTTACTGCTGAACTCCAAGACCTTAGTGTTGGACTCATCATCTCCCAGATGGTTTTTGGATTCCTTCTACCTTTGATCATCATGGTCTTTTGTTACAGCATGATTATCATGACACTGCTCCATGCACGTAATTTTGAGAAGTACAAAGCCATCAAGGTCATCATTGCCATTGTCATTGTGTTTGTGGTCTTTCAACTTCCTTATAATAGTGTTATGTTGATTAAGACCTTTCATAACAGTACTCTCTGTCACATCAGCAAGACCATTGATATTGCCCACGATGTTACCTACAGTCTTGCCTGCCTCAGATGTTGCTTGAACCCATTCCTCTATGTCATCATTGGAGTCAAATTCAGAAATGACCTTTGCAAGTTCTTCAAAGACTTAGGCTGCCTGAGCCAGGAGAAGTTTTCTGAATGGTCAACAGCCAAACCAAGCAGGAGAGGCTCATTTGCAATGGACACTGACACAACAACCACATTTTCCCCTTGA